From the Psychrobacillus sp. FSL K6-4046 genome, one window contains:
- a CDS encoding MerR family transcriptional regulator produces the protein MIYTIQKLGELAGISTRTIRYYDEIDLLKPASLSEAGYRMYGSAEVNRLQQILFYRELGISLGQIKEILISPGFDSTVALKEHKEKLIQKRAQLDLLINNVDKSIQEYERGIKMTDKEKFEGFKQELVDNNEDMYGEEIRNNYGNDAVDQSNAMLKNMTKEQYEEVVKLEQEVLDSLKEAIAAGDPTSKPGQKTAELHKQWISFHWPKYSTEAHAGLAEMYVADERFKAYYDKVQPGAAQFLRDAIVEYTKN, from the coding sequence ATGATATATACAATTCAGAAGCTTGGAGAACTTGCTGGAATTAGTACTCGAACTATTCGCTACTACGATGAAATTGATTTATTAAAACCAGCAAGCCTAAGCGAAGCAGGTTATAGAATGTACGGATCAGCGGAGGTAAATCGCCTTCAACAAATATTGTTTTACCGAGAGTTGGGGATAAGCTTGGGACAAATAAAAGAAATCCTCATTTCACCAGGATTCGACAGTACTGTTGCTTTAAAGGAGCATAAGGAAAAACTAATTCAAAAAAGAGCTCAGCTAGATTTGTTAATAAATAATGTGGATAAATCGATTCAAGAATATGAAAGGGGTATTAAAATGACAGACAAAGAAAAATTTGAAGGATTTAAACAAGAGCTTGTGGACAACAATGAGGATATGTACGGTGAGGAAATTCGAAACAATTATGGAAATGATGCTGTAGACCAATCCAATGCTATGCTAAAAAACATGACCAAAGAACAATATGAGGAGGTTGTAAAATTAGAGCAAGAGGTATTAGATAGCTTAAAAGAAGCGATTGCTGCTGGTGACCCAACAAGTAAACCTGGGCAAAAGACAGCAGAACTGCATAAACAGTGGATAAGTTTTCATTGGCCAAAATATTCAACGGAAGCGCATGCAGGCCTAGCTGAAATGTATGTAGCAGACGAACGCTTTAAAGCTTATTACGATAAGGTGCAACCAGGTGCGGCGCAATTTTTACGTGATGCTATTGTAGAATATACTAAAAACTAG
- a CDS encoding NUDIX hydrolase codes for MFKWQGAAGVFFNERKEVLMVLQAAPGEDKLWTVPSGTVEEGETFEECCVREFWEETGLTVRPIEMIHKKSGVLSDYGISYYVEYFIVEFISGELTIHDPDEFIHEIAWKSLDDMKNLPLAYPDDIHIIEQLLKN; via the coding sequence ATGTTTAAATGGCAAGGGGCGGCTGGTGTTTTTTTTAATGAGCGAAAAGAAGTGTTAATGGTTTTACAGGCAGCACCGGGAGAGGATAAGCTGTGGACAGTTCCTTCAGGGACGGTGGAGGAAGGGGAAACCTTTGAAGAATGCTGTGTCCGAGAATTTTGGGAAGAGACAGGCTTAACTGTTCGTCCAATTGAAATGATACATAAAAAAAGTGGAGTATTAAGTGATTATGGTATCTCGTATTATGTAGAGTACTTTATAGTAGAATTTATAAGTGGAGAATTAACGATTCATGATCCAGATGAATTTATCCATGAGATTGCTTGGAAGTCATTGGACGATATGAAGAACTTGCCACTAGCTTATCCGGATGATATCCACATAATAGAGCAACTCTTAAAAAACTAG